Proteins encoded together in one Bacteroides zoogleoformans window:
- the prfB gene encoding peptide chain release factor 2, whose product MITAEQLKDIKERTDALNRYLDIEGKKIQVEEEQLRTQAPRFWDDQKAAEAQMKKVKGLQQWISGYNEVKTLTEEVQLAYDFYKDELVSEGEVDEAYAKASVAVEELELKNMLREEADQMDCVLKINSGAGGTESQDWASMLMRMYLRYAETNGYKATIANLQEGDEAGIKTCTIEIAGDYAYGYLKGENGVHRLVRVSPYNAQGKRMTSFASVFVTPLVDDTIEVNINVANISWDTFRSSGAGGQNVNKVESGVRLRYQFKDPYTGEEEEILIENTETRDQPKNRENALRQLRSILYDKELQHRMAEQAKVEAGKKKIEWGSQIRSYVFDDRRVKDHRTNFQTSDVNGVMDGKIDGFIKAYLMEFAGSGE is encoded by the coding sequence ATGATTACCGCAGAGCAACTGAAAGATATCAAAGAACGTACCGATGCGTTGAACCGCTATCTGGACATCGAAGGAAAAAAAATACAAGTAGAGGAAGAACAACTCCGCACGCAAGCCCCCAGATTCTGGGACGACCAGAAAGCCGCCGAAGCGCAGATGAAGAAAGTAAAGGGCCTGCAACAATGGATTTCGGGCTATAACGAGGTGAAGACGTTGACGGAAGAGGTGCAGTTGGCCTACGATTTCTACAAGGACGAGTTAGTGAGCGAGGGAGAGGTGGACGAGGCCTATGCTAAGGCATCCGTTGCCGTAGAGGAACTCGAACTCAAGAACATGCTTCGCGAAGAGGCTGACCAGATGGACTGCGTGCTGAAGATAAACTCCGGTGCGGGCGGAACGGAAAGCCAAGATTGGGCCAGCATGCTGATGCGCATGTACCTGCGTTATGCCGAGACCAACGGCTATAAGGCTACCATTGCGAACTTGCAGGAGGGCGATGAGGCGGGCATTAAGACCTGTACCATCGAGATTGCCGGCGATTATGCCTACGGTTACCTGAAGGGTGAGAACGGGGTGCACCGTTTGGTACGCGTCTCTCCCTATAATGCGCAGGGCAAGCGCATGACTTCTTTTGCCTCTGTGTTCGTCACTCCGTTGGTAGATGATACCATCGAGGTGAATATCAACGTTGCTAATATTTCATGGGATACTTTCCGGTCCAGCGGGGCCGGTGGGCAAAACGTGAACAAAGTGGAGTCCGGTGTGCGTCTGCGCTATCAGTTCAAAGACCCTTATACAGGCGAGGAAGAAGAAATCTTGATTGAAAACACCGAAACGCGCGACCAGCCCAAGAACCGCGAGAATGCCTTGCGGCAGTTACGCTCCATCTTGTACGACAAGGAACTGCAGCACCGCATGGCCGAGCAAGCCAAGGTAGAAGCCGGCAAGAAGAAAATCGAATGGGGCTCGCAGATACGCAGCTACGTGTTCGACGACCGCCGCGTGAAAGATCATCGCACCAACTTCCAGACCAGCGACGTGAACGGGGTGATGGACGGAAAGATAGACGGCTTCATCAAGGCATACCTCATGGAGTTTGCCGGAAGCGGTGAATAG
- a CDS encoding UDP-2,3-diacylglucosamine diphosphatase: MKNVYFLSDAHLGSRAIEHGRTQERRLVNFLDSIKHQAVAVYLLGDMFDFWYEFRTVVPKGYTRFLGKLSELTDLGVEVHFFTGNHDLWCGDYLNKECGVIIHREPLTTEIYGKEFYLAHGDGLGDPDKKFKLLRSMFHSRSLQVLFSALHPRWSMELGLNWAKHSRMKRIDGKEPEYMGENNEYLVLYTKEYLKNHPNINYFLYGHRHIELDLMLSATARVLILGDWINYFSYAVFDGENLFLEEFVEGETKL; this comes from the coding sequence ATGAAGAACGTATATTTCCTGTCTGATGCTCACCTCGGTTCTCGAGCCATTGAGCACGGACGAACTCAAGAACGCCGGTTGGTGAACTTCTTGGATAGCATCAAGCATCAAGCAGTAGCCGTATATCTGCTGGGCGACATGTTCGACTTTTGGTATGAGTTCCGCACTGTAGTGCCTAAGGGATACACACGCTTCTTGGGAAAACTGTCCGAGTTGACCGACTTGGGAGTGGAAGTGCATTTCTTCACCGGAAATCATGATCTTTGGTGCGGCGATTATCTGAACAAGGAATGTGGTGTCATCATACATCGCGAACCGCTTACAACCGAAATTTATGGAAAAGAGTTCTATCTTGCCCATGGCGATGGCCTGGGCGACCCCGACAAGAAGTTCAAGCTGTTGCGCTCCATGTTTCACAGCCGTAGTCTTCAAGTGCTGTTCTCTGCCCTGCATCCTCGCTGGAGCATGGAGTTGGGGCTGAACTGGGCCAAGCATAGCCGCATGAAGCGTATAGACGGGAAAGAACCCGAATACATGGGAGAAAACAATGAATATCTGGTGCTATATACCAAAGAATATCTGAAGAACCATCCTAACATCAACTATTTCTTATACGGGCACCGGCACATTGAACTGGATTTGATGTTGAGCGCCACTGCCCGTGTACTTATTCTCGGCGATTGGATAAACTACTTCTCGTATGCCGTTTTTGATGGTGAAAACCTTTTTCTCGAAGAGTTTGTAGAGGGAGAGACAAAACTATAA
- a CDS encoding alkaline phosphatase gives MKRLMYVLFFALLTSGMSYAQQAKYVFYFIGDGMGVNQVNGTEMYLAEKDGQIGVKPLLFTTFPAVGVVTTFSATNSVTDSSAAGTALSTGKKTYNGAIGLDDDKNVLQTVAEKAKKAGRKVGVTTSVSVDHATPAAFYAHQPNRSMYYEIALDLPKAGFDFYAGGGFLKPTTTADKKEAPSIFPVFEENGYIIARGLDEYKVKAAQADKMILIQKEGANPSCLPYAIDRKEGDLTLTEITESAISFLTKGNDKGFFLMVEGGKIDWACHNNDPATVFNEVVDMDNAIRVAYEFYKKHPKETLIVITADHETGGLGLGTGKYELRLKSLVNQKVSQEELSRSITDLRKMGRPVGWEEVKSLLAEKMGFWKELPLTWEQEKMLRDEYEESFVKKHVVFEQNLYSKTEPLAAAARKVMSRIAMAGWTSSGHTAGYVPVYAIGAGCKLFMGKMDNTEIPKRIAKAGGYK, from the coding sequence ATGAAACGATTGATGTATGTATTGTTTTTTGCATTGTTGACAAGTGGCATGAGCTATGCCCAACAGGCAAAATATGTATTTTATTTCATTGGCGACGGAATGGGAGTAAACCAAGTAAATGGAACGGAAATGTATCTGGCAGAGAAGGACGGACAGATTGGCGTAAAGCCTTTGCTGTTCACCACATTTCCGGCAGTCGGCGTTGTCACCACTTTCTCGGCCACTAACTCGGTGACAGACTCTTCTGCTGCCGGAACAGCTCTTTCTACCGGAAAGAAAACTTACAACGGCGCCATCGGCCTGGACGACGACAAGAACGTTTTGCAAACCGTTGCCGAAAAAGCCAAGAAGGCAGGCAGAAAAGTAGGCGTTACAACCAGCGTCAGTGTAGACCACGCCACTCCGGCCGCATTCTATGCCCATCAGCCCAACCGCAGCATGTATTATGAGATAGCCCTTGACCTGCCGAAGGCCGGTTTTGACTTCTATGCAGGCGGCGGTTTCCTGAAGCCTACCACAACGGCCGACAAGAAAGAGGCTCCGAGCATCTTTCCCGTATTTGAGGAGAACGGTTATATCATTGCCAGAGGGCTTGACGAATATAAGGTCAAGGCTGCTCAAGCAGATAAAATGATACTTATCCAGAAGGAAGGCGCTAATCCGTCTTGTCTGCCTTATGCCATCGACCGCAAAGAGGGAGATTTGACCTTGACCGAGATTACCGAAAGCGCCATCTCTTTTCTGACCAAAGGCAATGACAAAGGTTTTTTCCTGATGGTTGAAGGTGGAAAGATAGACTGGGCTTGCCACAACAACGACCCCGCCACAGTCTTCAACGAGGTGGTGGACATGGACAATGCCATCAGAGTGGCATACGAGTTTTACAAGAAACATCCCAAAGAAACGCTGATTGTGATTACTGCCGACCACGAAACCGGAGGACTGGGCCTCGGCACAGGCAAATATGAACTAAGACTGAAGTCGCTGGTCAATCAAAAAGTTTCTCAGGAAGAATTGTCACGTTCCATCACCGACTTGCGCAAGATGGGCCGGCCTGTCGGCTGGGAAGAAGTAAAATCGCTGCTCGCCGAGAAAATGGGCTTCTGGAAAGAGCTACCGTTGACATGGGAACAGGAGAAAATGCTCCGTGATGAATACGAGGAATCTTTCGTGAAGAAGCATGTAGTATTCGAACAGAATCTTTACTCCAAAACCGAACCGCTTGCCGCCGCAGCACGCAAGGTGATGAGCCGGATTGCAATGGCGGGATGGACAAGTTCCGGCCACACTGCCGGATACGTACCGGTGTATGCCATAGGTGCAGGTTGCAAGTTGTTTATGGGTAAAATGGACAACACTGAGATTCCGAAGCGCATAGCAAAAGCCGGCGGATATAAGTAA
- a CDS encoding UDP-N-acetylmuramoyl-tripeptide--D-alanyl-D-alanine ligase — protein sequence MDIASLYPLFLECTCVTTDSRNCPQGSLFIALKGENFNGNAFAAKALEQGSAYAMVDEAEYAPAGDTHYILVDNCLRTLQQLANHHRKQLGTRIIGITGTNGKTTTKELMGAVLSQSYDILYTQGNLNNHIGVPLTLLRLQSRHDLAVIEMGASHPGDIKDLVEIAEPDYGIITNVGKAHLEGFGSLEGVIKTKGELYDFLRRRGNATVFIHHDNPYLMEMARGLNQVAYGTEEGLYVNGHITGNSPYLAFEWRAGKDGERREVQTQLIGEYNFPNVLAAVTIGCFFGVPPEKTDKALTEYTPRNNRSQLRKTADNTLIIDAYNANPTSMMASIGNFNNMQAEGKMLILGDMLELGKESAEEHQKIVDYLEECGFEDVALVGDLFAATRHAYPDYRDAPSLIAELQRNKPCGKTILIKGSNGIKLSSVTDYL from the coding sequence ATGGATATAGCCTCACTCTACCCGCTTTTTCTGGAATGCACTTGTGTCACGACAGACAGCCGCAACTGTCCGCAAGGCTCGCTCTTCATCGCTCTGAAAGGCGAAAACTTCAATGGAAACGCCTTCGCTGCCAAAGCACTGGAACAAGGTAGTGCATACGCCATGGTGGATGAAGCGGAATACGCTCCCGCCGGCGATACACATTATATATTAGTGGATAATTGCCTACGCACGCTCCAACAACTTGCCAACCATCATCGCAAACAGTTGGGCACACGCATCATAGGCATCACCGGCACCAACGGTAAAACAACCACCAAAGAGTTGATGGGCGCTGTGCTGTCGCAAAGCTATGACATACTCTACACGCAAGGAAATCTGAACAATCATATCGGCGTTCCTCTCACACTGCTCCGCTTGCAGTCTCGGCATGACCTTGCTGTCATAGAAATGGGGGCCAGTCATCCGGGCGACATCAAAGATCTGGTGGAGATAGCCGAACCGGATTATGGCATTATCACCAACGTAGGGAAAGCTCACCTGGAGGGATTCGGCTCTTTGGAAGGAGTAATCAAGACCAAAGGAGAGCTGTACGACTTCCTGCGCCGACGGGGTAATGCAACCGTTTTCATTCATCACGACAACCCCTATCTGATGGAGATGGCTCGTGGACTGAACCAAGTGGCCTACGGCACGGAAGAAGGGCTTTACGTCAACGGGCACATCACCGGAAACTCACCTTACTTGGCTTTCGAATGGAGAGCCGGCAAAGATGGCGAACGACGTGAAGTACAAACACAACTCATCGGAGAATATAACTTTCCCAATGTCCTTGCAGCCGTCACCATCGGGTGTTTCTTCGGCGTACCTCCTGAAAAAACAGACAAGGCACTGACCGAATACACGCCCCGGAACAATCGCTCTCAATTGAGAAAAACCGCAGACAATACTCTGATAATCGACGCCTACAACGCCAACCCCACCAGCATGATGGCTTCCATCGGCAACTTCAATAATATGCAGGCCGAAGGTAAAATGTTGATACTGGGAGACATGCTGGAGCTTGGAAAAGAGAGTGCCGAAGAGCACCAAAAGATAGTGGACTATCTGGAAGAATGCGGATTCGAAGATGTGGCCCTTGTAGGAGATTTGTTTGCCGCTACCCGGCACGCCTACCCCGACTATCGGGATGCACCGTCGCTCATTGCAGAGTTGCAACGGAACAAGCCTTGCGGAAAGACCATCCTGATAAAAGGCTCGAACGGAATAAAACTGAGCAGCGTGACAGACTATCTGTAG
- a CDS encoding VanZ family protein: MFFYIIRKYPFSLCVILAVIYLSFFKPPTMEIDSIPGLDKVAHVCMYFGMAGMLWLEFLWAHRSDNQPLWHAWVGALACPVLFSGVVEMLQEYCTTYRGGDWLDFAANTAGAVLASLIAYFVLKPVMMKPGR; this comes from the coding sequence ATGTTCTTCTATATTATAAGGAAATATCCGTTCTCGCTGTGTGTTATTTTGGCAGTGATTTATCTTTCTTTCTTCAAACCGCCTACTATGGAGATAGACTCTATTCCCGGCCTGGACAAGGTGGCTCACGTCTGCATGTACTTCGGTATGGCAGGCATGTTATGGTTGGAGTTCTTGTGGGCGCATCGCAGCGATAATCAGCCTTTGTGGCATGCTTGGGTAGGAGCATTGGCATGTCCCGTCCTATTCAGTGGAGTTGTGGAGATGTTGCAGGAGTATTGCACGACATATCGTGGTGGCGATTGGCTGGATTTCGCAGCCAACACAGCAGGAGCGGTGCTGGCATCGCTGATTGCTTATTTCGTTTTGAAACCGGTGATGATGAAGCCCGGCAGATGA
- a CDS encoding M16 family metallopeptidase — MNRLFRFACLLLFILTTASMRGAGPKDYRYTTVPNDPLKARIYTLDNGLKVYMTVNKEKPRIQTFIAVRVGGKNDPAETTGLAHYFEHLMFKGTTHFGTQNYEAEKPLLNLIEQQFEIYRRTTDSVARRNIYHVIDSLSYEASKLSIPNEYDKLMTAIGANGTNAYTSFDVTCYTEDIPANQVENWAKIQADRFENSVIRGFHTELETVYEEKNMSLTRDPRKVYEATLSALFPHHPYGTQTVLGTQEHLKNPSITNIKNYYKMWYVPNNMAICLSGDFDPDRMIAIVDKYFGSLKPNPNLPKLNLAKEEPITAPIVREVFGPDAESVALAWRFPGAASKEAEILDVVSQILYNGQAGLIDLDLTQQQKTLSAYCYPMTMADYSAFMMQGRPKQGQTLDEVKDLLLGEVRKLCDGDFDEKILEANINNFKLSQLYRLDSNDARANWFVQSFVNGSDWADEVTQLSRISRLTKADIVAFANRYLKDTNYAVIYKRQGKDPNEKKIAKPTITPIFMNRDATSPFLKDIQESQVTPIEPVFLDYSKDLSQLKTQSGIPVLYKRNTSNETFELTYLFDMGNNNDKTLGTAAQYLEYLGTSDMTPEQVKSEFYRMACSFSVYPSSERTYVELSGLNENMPAAIALFEKLLADAQVNKEAYANLVQDILKKRKDAKLNQMQNFSRLMGYISYGPKNAATNLLSQAELTAMNPQELVDRIHGLNGFKHRILYYGPDSEKDVLALLDKAHKTPVVLKDIPTGDDFKELLTPQTKFYIAPYEAKQIYMTQISNRGEKFDVSIEPARQLYNEYFGGGMNSIVFQEMRESRGLAYSAWAGLLKPTYLKENYRMVSQIATQNDKMSDAIKTFNDIIENMPQSEAAFKLAKEGMTARLRTERITKMGIIWSFISAQYLGQDVDSRIKLYNDIQGMTLKDVIDFQNKRIKGRTYSYGILGDMKEINIEALKEIAPVVELTQEDIFGY; from the coding sequence ATGAACAGATTATTCCGTTTTGCATGCCTGCTCCTTTTCATACTGACAACAGCAAGCATGCGTGGCGCCGGTCCCAAGGACTACCGCTACACCACCGTTCCCAACGACCCGCTGAAAGCACGTATCTACACTTTAGACAATGGTCTGAAGGTTTACATGACAGTGAACAAAGAGAAACCGCGGATACAGACATTTATTGCCGTACGCGTGGGCGGAAAGAACGACCCTGCCGAGACCACCGGACTGGCGCACTATTTCGAACACCTGATGTTTAAGGGAACCACGCACTTCGGCACACAAAACTACGAAGCCGAAAAGCCATTGCTCAACCTAATAGAACAGCAATTCGAGATCTACCGCAGAACGACGGACAGTGTTGCCCGCAGAAACATCTACCACGTCATCGACAGCCTTTCCTACGAGGCGTCCAAACTATCCATTCCCAACGAGTACGACAAACTGATGACCGCCATCGGAGCCAACGGAACGAATGCCTATACCAGCTTCGACGTGACGTGCTATACCGAAGACATACCCGCCAACCAAGTGGAGAACTGGGCAAAGATACAGGCCGACCGATTCGAGAACAGCGTGATTCGCGGTTTCCACACCGAGCTGGAAACAGTGTACGAGGAGAAAAACATGTCGCTCACCCGAGACCCGCGCAAGGTGTACGAAGCCACCCTGTCGGCCCTCTTCCCTCACCACCCTTACGGCACGCAGACTGTACTCGGAACACAGGAGCATCTGAAAAACCCCTCCATCACCAACATCAAGAACTATTACAAAATGTGGTATGTACCCAACAACATGGCTATCTGCCTCAGCGGCGATTTCGACCCTGACCGCATGATTGCCATCGTAGATAAGTACTTCGGTTCACTGAAGCCCAATCCCAACCTGCCCAAGCTGAACTTGGCGAAAGAAGAGCCTATCACCGCCCCGATTGTACGCGAAGTGTTCGGCCCGGATGCCGAAAGTGTGGCATTGGCATGGCGATTCCCCGGAGCAGCCAGCAAAGAAGCCGAAATACTGGACGTGGTATCGCAAATTCTCTATAACGGACAAGCCGGTCTGATTGACCTCGACCTGACTCAACAACAGAAGACATTGAGCGCTTACTGCTATCCCATGACGATGGCCGATTACAGCGCCTTCATGATGCAGGGACGCCCCAAGCAAGGACAAACATTGGACGAGGTGAAAGACCTGCTGCTCGGCGAGGTTAGGAAACTCTGTGACGGAGACTTTGACGAAAAGATATTGGAAGCCAACATCAACAACTTCAAGCTGAGCCAGCTGTACAGATTGGACAGCAACGATGCGCGTGCCAACTGGTTCGTGCAGTCGTTCGTCAATGGCAGCGACTGGGCGGACGAAGTGACCCAACTGAGCCGCATCTCACGATTGACCAAAGCCGACATCGTGGCTTTCGCCAACAGATACCTGAAAGATACGAATTACGCCGTAATCTACAAACGTCAGGGGAAAGATCCGAACGAAAAGAAAATTGCGAAACCCACCATCACTCCCATTTTCATGAACCGCGATGCAACCAGTCCGTTCTTGAAAGACATACAGGAAAGCCAAGTCACTCCCATCGAACCGGTATTCCTCGATTACAGCAAAGACTTGTCGCAACTGAAAACGCAAAGCGGCATCCCTGTGCTCTACAAGCGGAACACGAGCAACGAAACTTTCGAGTTGACCTATCTTTTCGATATGGGCAACAACAACGACAAGACACTGGGTACGGCAGCCCAATACTTGGAATATCTGGGCACGTCGGACATGACTCCCGAACAGGTGAAAAGCGAATTCTACCGCATGGCTTGCAGCTTCAGCGTATATCCCAGCAGCGAACGCACGTATGTGGAACTTTCGGGTTTGAACGAAAACATGCCTGCCGCCATCGCCCTCTTCGAGAAGCTGCTGGCCGATGCGCAAGTCAACAAGGAGGCCTATGCCAACCTCGTGCAAGACATCTTGAAGAAGCGTAAAGACGCCAAACTGAACCAGATGCAAAACTTCTCGCGTTTGATGGGCTACATCAGCTACGGTCCGAAAAACGCGGCGACCAACCTCTTAAGCCAAGCCGAACTGACCGCCATGAACCCGCAAGAGTTGGTAGACCGCATCCATGGGTTGAACGGCTTTAAACACCGAATCCTATACTACGGCCCCGACAGTGAAAAAGACGTGCTTGCTCTTCTGGACAAAGCGCACAAAACCCCGGTCGTGCTGAAAGACATCCCCACGGGCGATGACTTCAAAGAACTGCTTACACCGCAAACCAAGTTCTACATCGCTCCATACGAGGCAAAACAGATTTACATGACCCAGATATCCAACCGGGGAGAGAAATTCGATGTCTCCATCGAACCGGCACGCCAGCTCTACAACGAGTATTTCGGAGGTGGCATGAACTCCATCGTGTTCCAAGAGATGCGCGAAAGCCGCGGATTGGCCTATTCCGCATGGGCAGGCCTCCTGAAACCGACTTACCTGAAAGAAAATTACCGTATGGTGAGTCAGATAGCCACACAGAACGACAAGATGTCCGATGCTATCAAAACATTCAACGACATCATCGAAAACATGCCTCAATCAGAAGCTGCCTTCAAGCTGGCTAAAGAAGGAATGACAGCACGTCTGCGCACTGAACGCATCACGAAGATGGGGATTATCTGGTCGTTCATCAGCGCTCAATATCTGGGCCAGGATGTCGACTCGCGCATCAAGTTGTATAACGACATTCAGGGCATGACACTGAAAGATGTTATCGATTTCCAGAACAAGCGGATAAAAGGACGCACGTACAGCTATGGCATCCTCGGCGACATGAAGGAAATCAATATCGAAGCCTTGAAGGAAATCGCCCCGGTGGTTGAATTGACACAGGAAGATATCTTCGGATACTAA
- a CDS encoding ABC transporter ATP-binding protein has product MIRLENITKSFGSLQVLRGIDLAIEKGEVVSIVGPSGAGKTTLLQIMGTLDMPDSGSVVIAGTQVDRMKERELSAFRNKHIGFVFQFHQLLPEFTALENVMIPAFIAGKGQQEAKAAATEILDFMGLTDRAAHKPNELSGGEKQRVAVARALINHPAVVLADEPSGSLDTHNKEELHRLFFDLRNRFGQTFVIVTHDEGLAQLTDRTIHLIDGEINNML; this is encoded by the coding sequence ATGATACGATTAGAGAATATAACGAAAAGCTTCGGCAGTTTACAAGTGCTACGAGGCATCGACCTGGCGATAGAGAAAGGTGAAGTGGTGAGTATTGTCGGTCCCAGCGGGGCGGGTAAGACTACCTTATTGCAGATAATGGGGACGCTGGATATGCCCGATAGTGGCTCGGTGGTGATTGCCGGCACACAAGTCGATCGCATGAAGGAAAGGGAACTTTCCGCTTTCCGCAACAAGCACATCGGCTTTGTCTTTCAGTTTCATCAGTTATTGCCGGAATTTACGGCATTGGAGAATGTGATGATACCGGCCTTTATTGCTGGAAAGGGACAACAGGAGGCTAAAGCTGCCGCTACGGAAATTCTCGACTTCATGGGGCTTACCGACCGTGCAGCTCACAAGCCGAACGAACTGTCGGGAGGTGAAAAACAGCGTGTGGCCGTGGCTCGTGCACTTATCAATCATCCGGCTGTCGTCTTGGCCGACGAACCTTCCGGCAGTCTGGATACGCATAATAAAGAGGAACTGCACCGGCTCTTCTTCGATTTGCGCAATCGCTTCGGGCAGACTTTTGTCATCGTGACGCACGATGAGGGACTGGCGCAGCTGACAGACCGAACCATCCATCTTATTGACGGTGAAATAAACAACATGCTTTGA
- a CDS encoding helix-hairpin-helix domain-containing protein codes for MHNPFRSFFYFSRGERRGILVLMAVIILIFLTGLLYPYLRQESLSPEEKRKQAASVAEYEAFLASIEEKEPQRKQRSTPYPAKYLPPPTPVSFNPNTADSALFCRLGLPAWMVRNILNYRRKGGKFRKKADFSKIYGLTEEQYQTLLPYIRIAPEDTVRSTRPSLISVDSTTFLKNIQYKYPAGTIVELNLADTTELKKIPGIGSHIARLITGYRQRLGGFYRIEQLQDIHLDYHLLESWFHVDPQKIHPMNLNRSSIERLRSHPYINFYQAKAFVEYRKKNGTIRSLKPFVLYEEFSETDLERIGHYVCFE; via the coding sequence ATGCACAACCCTTTCAGAAGCTTCTTTTATTTCTCTCGGGGAGAAAGACGTGGAATACTGGTCCTGATGGCCGTAATTATTCTGATCTTCCTTACCGGACTGCTTTATCCATATCTTCGGCAAGAGTCTCTTTCTCCCGAAGAGAAACGAAAGCAGGCTGCCTCCGTGGCAGAATATGAAGCGTTTCTTGCCTCCATAGAAGAGAAAGAGCCACAGCGGAAGCAGCGTTCCACTCCCTATCCGGCGAAATATCTTCCGCCTCCCACTCCGGTTTCTTTCAATCCCAACACGGCAGATTCCGCCCTTTTTTGTCGATTAGGATTGCCGGCATGGATGGTGCGCAACATCCTGAATTATCGCAGAAAAGGAGGAAAGTTCCGAAAGAAGGCTGATTTCAGCAAAATCTACGGATTGACGGAAGAACAATATCAGACACTGCTACCCTACATCCGTATCGCTCCGGAAGATACGGTAAGGAGCACCCGCCCCTCTCTTATCAGTGTGGACAGCACGACATTCCTCAAAAACATTCAGTACAAATATCCTGCCGGCACCATTGTTGAACTGAACCTCGCCGACACTACGGAATTGAAAAAGATTCCCGGCATAGGCAGTCATATTGCTCGCCTGATAACCGGTTACCGGCAACGTCTGGGAGGATTCTATCGGATAGAGCAGTTGCAGGACATCCATCTGGATTACCATCTACTGGAATCATGGTTCCATGTCGATCCTCAAAAGATACATCCCATGAATCTGAACCGAAGCAGTATAGAGAGACTACGCAGTCACCCCTACATCAATTTTTACCAAGCCAAAGCATTCGTGGAGTACCGAAAGAAGAACGGAACGATCCGCAGCCTGAAGCCTTTTGTGCTTTACGAAGAATTTTCGGAAACCGATTTGGAAAGAATCGGTCATTACGTTTGCTTCGAGTGA
- a CDS encoding metal-sulfur cluster assembly factor, which translates to MTKFEIEEKIVAMLKTVFDPEIPVNVYDLGLIYKIDVSDEGEAVIDMTLTAPNCPAADFIMEDVRQKVESIDGLVSATINLVFEPEWDKDMMSEEAKLELGFL; encoded by the coding sequence ATGACCAAATTTGAAATAGAAGAAAAGATAGTGGCCATGCTCAAGACGGTGTTCGACCCTGAAATACCGGTCAATGTGTACGACTTAGGCCTGATTTATAAGATAGACGTGAGTGATGAAGGAGAGGCTGTCATCGATATGACGCTGACCGCCCCCAACTGCCCTGCCGCCGACTTTATCATGGAAGATGTGCGCCAAAAGGTCGAGTCCATTGACGGACTTGTTTCGGCGACCATCAATCTCGTTTTTGAGCCTGAATGGGACAAGGATATGATGAGTGAAGAAGCCAAATTGGAACTGGGCTTCCTTTGA
- a CDS encoding tRNA threonylcarbamoyladenosine dehydratase, whose product MINETSSSSLSAKEESEEKLWLQRSRLLLGDEKMERLRRAHVLVVGLGGVGAYAAEMICRAGVGRMTVVDADTVQPTNINRQLPALHSTLGQKKAEVLAARFKDINPDLELTVLPVFLKDENIPELLDAAAYDFVVDAIDTLAPKCHLIVEAMRRHLKIISSMGAGAKSDITQVRFADIWDTYHCGLSKAVRKRLQKMGVKRKLPVVFSTEQADAKAVLLTEDEMNKKSTCGTVSYMPAVFGCYLAEYVIKRL is encoded by the coding sequence ATGATAAACGAAACATCCTCTTCTTCTCTTTCGGCAAAGGAGGAATCGGAGGAGAAACTTTGGTTGCAGAGAAGCCGCCTCTTGCTGGGGGATGAAAAGATGGAACGCTTGCGGCGGGCACATGTGCTTGTTGTGGGTTTGGGCGGTGTGGGAGCTTATGCCGCCGAGATGATATGCCGTGCCGGAGTGGGGCGGATGACGGTTGTGGATGCCGATACGGTACAGCCCACCAATATCAATCGCCAGTTACCCGCTTTACATTCCACGCTGGGGCAGAAAAAGGCCGAAGTGTTGGCCGCACGTTTCAAAGACATCAATCCTGATTTGGAATTGACGGTGCTGCCGGTATTTCTGAAAGATGAAAACATCCCTGAATTGCTGGATGCCGCCGCTTATGACTTTGTGGTGGATGCCATCGATACGCTTGCGCCGAAATGTCATCTGATTGTGGAAGCGATGCGGCGGCATCTTAAAATAATCTCAAGTATGGGGGCGGGTGCCAAGAGTGATATTACGCAGGTGCGTTTTGCCGATATATGGGACACTTACCATTGCGGACTCAGCAAGGCCGTGCGCAAGCGGTTGCAGAAGATGGGTGTCAAACGGAAGTTGCCGGTAGTTTTCAGCACGGAGCAAGCCGATGCCAAAGCGGTGCTGTTGACTGAAGATGAGATGAACAAGAAATCTACCTGTGGCACGGTGAGTTATATGCCGGCTGTTTTCGGCTGTTATCTGGCAGAATATGTGATAAAAAGGTTATAA